Proteins encoded in a region of the Pseudochaenichthys georgianus chromosome 20, fPseGeo1.2, whole genome shotgun sequence genome:
- the phldb2b gene encoding pleckstrin homology-like domain family B member 2 isoform X1: MTEVASHASIMDCEMMFQPESDQMSPVEPKSPSLDLIDTGKGLKVQTASPHLVSLGSGRLSVAITLLPLKEGVTRIGREDAPIPQDITIQGAGIEAEHCLIFNEGGVVTLDPCGNRCSLDGVQVTVPTPLTQGYSLCLGKSYFFRFNHPEEATRMKSMLPQKSPVSALAYNTDYLKFSSDYSHSVVGGTGSSRGMRSASELRDLMDTLQRKKIALENSLRANGNANPSYFSVTQSPPTTPITSPTTSSSSYQEQARRFYGSERSTMSLKSPPPLSPGRRSDPSSSLSSRSSVNRNQDNYGSSDSRRLHNTGSSSSLSTWNGGGSTTSVDASNNYLLSLPPPSSRTPSGGGAASMPSSPRLGRRSYGTQEPVPSSRTRKYSTGSLNGLTGGGHSRSLPRLCPTQSPRDNNNGVLTLSTLPPRRSDGAGGYKVNKDYYNNNHNASPDLNHNSSQHSSNRNQIRNATQGESVVSISLSSPKILPPTTSSISATTAPPDVTLPSKTGGSSSPRVAKKVSLTSTSSVGSISPTTSNPPEQERLASNGVSSERERLTAAPGLGFGERMSSFGKAGLEPWMGLGERRQSFGKAGVTPPGGFRERRGSISSLSGKEELTDYHQHQKEERLREQEVERLERQRLETILSLCSELGRSERDEGGPAPTSAVTDLQKINQELEKLQLNDEDDDDTPSVFSDSSAVNGTGNGHMASHGSENGFYDDDLPVRRRRSSGQRDARAESPAVSLRSFAASPSPRAQRNNEALDDAARRRGQAIRASEEEVRRVEEERIQVLNNMEELVQKIKELDNQIEESAQEVELERALVEAEQESEVAALQQERDALEALHNKITDLESKSQQEKEKACEVLQAERGRVERLAQIVCEQRSQLDSCPEATKEPLQEQLARDCEVLDAESKRFEDLEFQQLEKESRQDEEKETHTQHLLREIADFQRSSVSRKERLLTLKKQAVQITQQAQREKESFLKERSTLEAMLQREKENLSMLERKYAELTGGRGFTLREETASLADVCQSFSDRCHDTTYSKLSPPPVDPYAFSSLLSSNSRKKAEGYVTVSEINELYSQLGGDPKPAPAPTLTNASTESGGKPSSDGDTPKPPKDEHFRLLEERKRSERGGGSHLSDTLPRKKTTPMMTPQFTCATLGRSYPTKSHHPLVQSTSCGSILPRFLSLSNKEAESRHLHKAQSGSRAAFQTNVYLDAFGYSDNQAFDTMSVDSSDSIETSISACSPDNVSSASTSNMAKLEEMERLLREAQAEKHRLIENKEQEMEVRMQALDEERKRREDLEKRLQEETSRRQKLIDREVKLREKQRAQARPLTRYLPVRKDDFDLRAHIESAGHSPDTCFHLSISEKTCRGYLIKMGGKIKTWKKRWFVFDRNRRTLSYYSDKHEAKLKGVIYFQAIEEVYYDHLKNAHKSPNPSLTFSVKTHDRVYYMVAPSPEAMRIWMDVIVTGAEGYTQFMV; this comes from the exons GACTGTGAGATGATGTTCCAGCCAGAGTCAGATCAGATGTCCCCAGTTGAACCTAAG TCTCCGTCTCTGGACCTGATTGACACAGGGAAGGGTCTGAAGGTCCAGACAGCCTCTCCCCATCTGGTGAGCCTGGGCAGCGGGAGGCTCAGTGTGGCCATCACCCTGCTGCCACTCAAagaag GGGTGACCCGCATTGGCCGAGAAGATGCTCCAATTCCTCAAGATATCACCATCCAGGGAGCAGGCATCGAGGCAGAGCACTGTCTCATCTTCAATGAAG GAGGAGTGGTGACCCTTGACCCCTGTGGTAACCGCTGCAGTCTGGATGGAGTGCAGGTCACTGTGCCCACACCACTAACACAAG GTTATTCTCTGTGTCTGGGTAAATCCTACTTCTTTCGGTTCAACCATCCCGAGGAAGCAACCAGAATGAAAAGTATGCTTCCACAAAAGAGCCCCGTGTCAGCTTTGGCCTACAACAcag ACTACCTGAAGTTCAGCAGTGACTATAGCCATTCGGTGGTGGGTGGCACTGGCAGTTCTCGGGGGATGCGATCTGCCTCTGAGCTCCGGGACTTGATGGACACCCTGCAGCGCAAGAAGATCGCCCTGGAGAACAGCCTGAGAGCCAATGGGAACGCAAACCCCTCCTACTTCAGCGTGACACAG TCTCCTCCCACCACACCTATCACAAGTCCTACCACATCCTCATCATCCTACCAGGAGCAGGCGAGGCGCTTCTATGGCTCAGAACGTTCGACCATGTCTTTGAAATCCCCTCCCCCTCTTTCCCCTGGACGACGATCCGACCCCTCTTCTTCTCTGTCCTCACGCTCCTCGGTCAATCGCAACCAGGACAACTACGGCAGTAGCGATAGCCGACGGCTGCACAACACGGGCTCCTCGTCTTCACTGTCCACATGGAACGGCGGAGGCTCCACCACCTCTGTTGATGCCAGCAATAACTATCTCCTGTCTCTTCCTCCACCGTCATCCCGCACTCCATCAGGAGGAGGTGCAGCCAGCATGCCCTCAAGTCCCCGTCTTGGCCGCCGCAGTTATGGCACCCAAGAGCCAGTGCCCAGCAGTAGGACCAGGAAATACTCAACAGGCTCTCTTAATGGTTTGACGGGAGGAGGGCACAGTCGCTCGCTGCCACGCCTCTGCCCCACCCAGTCTCCCCGTGACAACAACAACGGAGTCCTCACCTTGTCGACGCTGCCTCCACGGCGATCCGATGGCGCTGGCGGTTATAAAGTGAACAAAGACTATTACAATAACAACCACAATGCCAGCCCGGACCTCAACCACAACTCCAGCCAGCATTCCTCCAACAGGAATCAAATCCGAAATGCAACTCAGGGAGAAAGTGTTGTGTCTATCTCCCTTTCCTCCCCTAAAATCTTGCCCCCCACCACTTCCTCTATCTCTGCCACCACTGCCCCACCGGATGTGACCCTCCCATCTAAGACAGGGGGCTCTTCTTCTCCCCGTGTGGCCAAGAAAGTCAGCCTGACCTCCACCAGCTCTGTGGGCTCCATCAGCCCCACGACCTCCAACCCTCCAGAGCAGGAACGGCTGGCTAGCAATGGGGTCTCCAGCGAGAGGGAGAGGCTCACTGCTGCCCCGGGGCTTGGATTTGGAGAGAGGATGTCTTCCTTTGGGAAGGCAGGGCTGGAGCCTTGGATGGGGCTGGGTGAGAGGAGGCAGTCGTTTGGAAAGGCAGGAGTGACGCCACCTGGAGGTTTCAGGGAACGAAGGGGGAGTATCAGCTCACTGAGCGGGAAGGAGGAGCTGACCGACTACCACCAGCACCAAAAGGAGGAGAGACTCCGCGAGCAGGAGGTGGAGAGACTG GAGCGACAGCGTCTGGAGACCATCCTGTCTCTGTGCTCGGAGCTGGGCCGGTCTGAGAGAGACGAAGGCGGACCCGCTCCCACTTCAGCCGTGACGGATCTCCAGAAGATCAACCAGGAGCTCGAGAAGCTTCAACTGAACGACGAGGACGATGACGACACACCATCGGTCTTTTCTGATTCTTCAGCTGTTAACGGAACGGGGAACGGACACATGGCGTCCCATGGATCAGAGAATGGCTTCTATGACGATGATCTGCCGGTACGACGGAGGCGCAGCAGTGGTCAGCGAGACGCCAGGGCCGAATCACCTGCTGTCAGCCTGCGGAGCTTCGCCGCCTCACCTTCTCCACGTGCACAGAGGAACAATGAG GCTTTAGATGATGCAGCTCGTCGCCGCGGACAGGCAATAAGGGCTTCAGAGGAGGAAGTGAGGCGTGTAGAAGAAGAGAGGATCCAAGTACTCAACAACATGGAGGAGCTGGTGCAAAAGATCAAGGAGCTGGACAACCAAATAGAAGAATCTGCCCAAGAG GTGGAGCTGGAGCGAGCTCTGGTCGAGGCTGAGCAGGAGTCGGAGGTCGCCGCTCTCCAGCAGGAAAGAGATGCTCTGGAAGCGCTTCACAACAAGATAACTGACCTGGAATCCAAGTCCCAGCAGGAAAAAGAAAAG GCGTGCGAGGTGCTACAGGCAGAAAGGGGCAGAGTAGAGAGGTTGGCTCAGATTGTGTGTGAGCAGCGCTCCCAGCTGGACAGCTGCCCTGAGGCCACCAAGGAGCCCCTGCAGGAGCAGCTGGCCAGg GACTGTGAGGTTTTGGATGCAGAGTCAAAACGCTTCGAGGACCTGGAGTTCCAGCAGCTGGAGAAAGAGAGCAGGCAGGACGAGGAGAAGGAGACGCACACACAACATCTTCTCCGGGAGATCGCAGACTTCCAGCGGAGCAGTGTGTCTCGCAAG GAGCGACTGTTAACTCTTAAGAAACAGGCAGTGCAGATTACCCAGCAGGCTCAGCGAGAGAAAGAGAGCTTCTTGAAGGAGAGGAGCACCCTCGAAGCAATGCTGCAAAGG GAGAAAGAAAACCTCTCCATGCTGGAAAGGAAATATGCTGAGCTCACTGGTGGCCGAGGTTTCACTCTTAGAGAG GAGACGGCCTCTCTGGCTGATGTGTGTCAGTCCTTTAGCGATCGTTGCCATGACACCACCTACTCCAAACTTTCTCCTCCTCCAGTCGACCCTTACGCCTTCTCATCCCTCCTTTCCTCTAATTCTCGCAAGAAAGCAGAG GGCTATGTCACAGTCAGCGAAATCAATGAGCTTTACTCACAGCTTGGGGGGGACCCTAAACCCGCCCCTGCCCCCACTCTGACCAATGCCTCTACTGAGTCCGGGGGGAAGCCCTCCTCTGACGGAGACACCCCTAAACCACCGAAGGACGAG CATTTCCGTTTGCTGGAAGAAAGGAAGAGGTCTGAGAGAGGAGGGGGGTCCCATCTAAGTGACACattacccaggaagaaaaccaCACCTATGATGACCCCCCAGTTCACCTGTGCCACACTGGGACGCAGCTACCCTACCAAG TCCCATCATCCCCTGGTACAGAGCACAAGTTGTGGCAGCATTCTCCCAAGATTTCTCTCCTTATCCAACAAGGAAGCTGAATCTCGACATCTGCAtaaag cTCAGTCCGGGTCCCGAGCAGCTTTCCAGACCAACGTCTACCTCGATGCCTTCGGGTACAGCGACAACCAGGCCTTCGACACGATGAGTGTGGATAGTTCCGACTCCATTGAAACCAGCATCTCTGCATGCTCTCCTGATAATGTCTCCAG TGCCAGTACGTCAAATATGGCCAAGCTAGAGGAGATGGAGCGACTGCTgagagaagcccaggcagagaAGCACCGCCTCATCGAAAACAAG GAGCAAGAAATGGAAGTGCGAATGCAGGCGCTGGACGAGGAGAGGAAAAGAAGGGAGGACCTGGAGAAGAGGCTGCAGGAGGAGACGAGCAGGCGGCAGAAACTCATAGATCGTGAGGTGAAACTGAGAGAAAAGCAGAGGGCACAG GCCCGGCCGCTAACACGCTACCTGCCGGTGCGTAAGGATGATTTTGACCTGCGGGCTCACATTGAGTCGGCGGGTCACAGCCCAGACACATGCTTCCACTTATCCATCTCTGAGAAGACCTGCAGGGGCTACCTGATCAAAATGGGAGGCAAAATCAAAACCTGGAAGAAACGCTGGTTCGTGTTCGACCGCAACCGACGCACACTCTCCTATTATTCAG ACAAGCATGAAGCCAAGCTGAAAGGAGTCATCTACTTCCAAGCTATTGAAGAAGTGTATTATGATCACTTGAAGAATGCACACAAG AGCCCGAACCCCTCCCTGACCTTCAGTGTAAAGACTCACGACAGAGTTTACTACATGGTAGCTCCCTCTCCTGAGGCCATGAGGATCTGGATGGATGTGATCGTCACAGGCGCTGAGGGATACACACAGTTCATGGTGTAG
- the phldb2b gene encoding pleckstrin homology-like domain family B member 2 isoform X4, which translates to MTEVASHASIMDCEMMFQPESDQMSPVEPKSPSLDLIDTGKGLKVQTASPHLVSLGSGRLSVAITLLPLKEGVTRIGREDAPIPQDITIQGAGIEAEHCLIFNEGGVVTLDPCGNRCSLDGVQVTVPTPLTQGYSLCLGKSYFFRFNHPEEATRMKSMLPQKSPVSALAYNTDYLKFSSDYSHSVVGGTGSSRGMRSASELRDLMDTLQRKKIALENSLRANGNANPSYFSVTQSPPTTPITSPTTSSSSYQEQARRFYGSERSTMSLKSPPPLSPGRRSDPSSSLSSRSSVNRNQDNYGSSDSRRLHNTGSSSSLSTWNGGGSTTSVDASNNYLLSLPPPSSRTPSGGGAASMPSSPRLGRRSYGTQEPVPSSRTRKYSTGSLNGLTGGGHSRSLPRLCPTQSPRDNNNGVLTLSTLPPRRSDGAGGYKVNKDYYNNNHNASPDLNHNSSQHSSNRNQIRNATQGESVVSISLSSPKILPPTTSSISATTAPPDVTLPSKTGGSSSPRVAKKVSLTSTSSVGSISPTTSNPPEQERLASNGVSSERERLTAAPGLGFGERMSSFGKAGLEPWMGLGERRQSFGKAGVTPPGGFRERRGSISSLSGKEELTDYHQHQKEERLREQEVERLERQRLETILSLCSELGRSERDEGGPAPTSAVTDLQKINQELEKLQLNDEDDDDTPSVFSDSSAVNGTGNGHMASHGSENGFYDDDLPVRRRRSSGQRDARAESPAVSLRSFAASPSPRAQRNNEALDDAARRRGQAIRASEEEVRRVEEERIQVLNNMEELVQKIKELDNQIEESAQEVELERALVEAEQESEVAALQQERDALEALHNKITDLESKSQQEKEKACEVLQAERGRVERLAQIVCEQRSQLDSCPEATKEPLQEQLARDCEVLDAESKRFEDLEFQQLEKESRQDEEKETHTQHLLREIADFQRSSVSRKERLLTLKKQAVQITQQAQREKESFLKERSTLEAMLQREKENLSMLERKYAELTGGRGFTLREHFRLLEERKRSERGGGSHLSDTLPRKKTTPMMTPQFTCATLGRSYPTKSHHPLVQSTSCGSILPRFLSLSNKEAESRHLHKAQSGSRAAFQTNVYLDAFGYSDNQAFDTMSVDSSDSIETSISACSPDNVSSASTSNMAKLEEMERLLREAQAEKHRLIENKEQEMEVRMQALDEERKRREDLEKRLQEETSRRQKLIDREVKLREKQRAQARPLTRYLPVRKDDFDLRAHIESAGHSPDTCFHLSISEKTCRGYLIKMGGKIKTWKKRWFVFDRNRRTLSYYSDKHEAKLKGVIYFQAIEEVYYDHLKNAHKSPNPSLTFSVKTHDRVYYMVAPSPEAMRIWMDVIVTGAEGYTQFMV; encoded by the exons GACTGTGAGATGATGTTCCAGCCAGAGTCAGATCAGATGTCCCCAGTTGAACCTAAG TCTCCGTCTCTGGACCTGATTGACACAGGGAAGGGTCTGAAGGTCCAGACAGCCTCTCCCCATCTGGTGAGCCTGGGCAGCGGGAGGCTCAGTGTGGCCATCACCCTGCTGCCACTCAAagaag GGGTGACCCGCATTGGCCGAGAAGATGCTCCAATTCCTCAAGATATCACCATCCAGGGAGCAGGCATCGAGGCAGAGCACTGTCTCATCTTCAATGAAG GAGGAGTGGTGACCCTTGACCCCTGTGGTAACCGCTGCAGTCTGGATGGAGTGCAGGTCACTGTGCCCACACCACTAACACAAG GTTATTCTCTGTGTCTGGGTAAATCCTACTTCTTTCGGTTCAACCATCCCGAGGAAGCAACCAGAATGAAAAGTATGCTTCCACAAAAGAGCCCCGTGTCAGCTTTGGCCTACAACAcag ACTACCTGAAGTTCAGCAGTGACTATAGCCATTCGGTGGTGGGTGGCACTGGCAGTTCTCGGGGGATGCGATCTGCCTCTGAGCTCCGGGACTTGATGGACACCCTGCAGCGCAAGAAGATCGCCCTGGAGAACAGCCTGAGAGCCAATGGGAACGCAAACCCCTCCTACTTCAGCGTGACACAG TCTCCTCCCACCACACCTATCACAAGTCCTACCACATCCTCATCATCCTACCAGGAGCAGGCGAGGCGCTTCTATGGCTCAGAACGTTCGACCATGTCTTTGAAATCCCCTCCCCCTCTTTCCCCTGGACGACGATCCGACCCCTCTTCTTCTCTGTCCTCACGCTCCTCGGTCAATCGCAACCAGGACAACTACGGCAGTAGCGATAGCCGACGGCTGCACAACACGGGCTCCTCGTCTTCACTGTCCACATGGAACGGCGGAGGCTCCACCACCTCTGTTGATGCCAGCAATAACTATCTCCTGTCTCTTCCTCCACCGTCATCCCGCACTCCATCAGGAGGAGGTGCAGCCAGCATGCCCTCAAGTCCCCGTCTTGGCCGCCGCAGTTATGGCACCCAAGAGCCAGTGCCCAGCAGTAGGACCAGGAAATACTCAACAGGCTCTCTTAATGGTTTGACGGGAGGAGGGCACAGTCGCTCGCTGCCACGCCTCTGCCCCACCCAGTCTCCCCGTGACAACAACAACGGAGTCCTCACCTTGTCGACGCTGCCTCCACGGCGATCCGATGGCGCTGGCGGTTATAAAGTGAACAAAGACTATTACAATAACAACCACAATGCCAGCCCGGACCTCAACCACAACTCCAGCCAGCATTCCTCCAACAGGAATCAAATCCGAAATGCAACTCAGGGAGAAAGTGTTGTGTCTATCTCCCTTTCCTCCCCTAAAATCTTGCCCCCCACCACTTCCTCTATCTCTGCCACCACTGCCCCACCGGATGTGACCCTCCCATCTAAGACAGGGGGCTCTTCTTCTCCCCGTGTGGCCAAGAAAGTCAGCCTGACCTCCACCAGCTCTGTGGGCTCCATCAGCCCCACGACCTCCAACCCTCCAGAGCAGGAACGGCTGGCTAGCAATGGGGTCTCCAGCGAGAGGGAGAGGCTCACTGCTGCCCCGGGGCTTGGATTTGGAGAGAGGATGTCTTCCTTTGGGAAGGCAGGGCTGGAGCCTTGGATGGGGCTGGGTGAGAGGAGGCAGTCGTTTGGAAAGGCAGGAGTGACGCCACCTGGAGGTTTCAGGGAACGAAGGGGGAGTATCAGCTCACTGAGCGGGAAGGAGGAGCTGACCGACTACCACCAGCACCAAAAGGAGGAGAGACTCCGCGAGCAGGAGGTGGAGAGACTG GAGCGACAGCGTCTGGAGACCATCCTGTCTCTGTGCTCGGAGCTGGGCCGGTCTGAGAGAGACGAAGGCGGACCCGCTCCCACTTCAGCCGTGACGGATCTCCAGAAGATCAACCAGGAGCTCGAGAAGCTTCAACTGAACGACGAGGACGATGACGACACACCATCGGTCTTTTCTGATTCTTCAGCTGTTAACGGAACGGGGAACGGACACATGGCGTCCCATGGATCAGAGAATGGCTTCTATGACGATGATCTGCCGGTACGACGGAGGCGCAGCAGTGGTCAGCGAGACGCCAGGGCCGAATCACCTGCTGTCAGCCTGCGGAGCTTCGCCGCCTCACCTTCTCCACGTGCACAGAGGAACAATGAG GCTTTAGATGATGCAGCTCGTCGCCGCGGACAGGCAATAAGGGCTTCAGAGGAGGAAGTGAGGCGTGTAGAAGAAGAGAGGATCCAAGTACTCAACAACATGGAGGAGCTGGTGCAAAAGATCAAGGAGCTGGACAACCAAATAGAAGAATCTGCCCAAGAG GTGGAGCTGGAGCGAGCTCTGGTCGAGGCTGAGCAGGAGTCGGAGGTCGCCGCTCTCCAGCAGGAAAGAGATGCTCTGGAAGCGCTTCACAACAAGATAACTGACCTGGAATCCAAGTCCCAGCAGGAAAAAGAAAAG GCGTGCGAGGTGCTACAGGCAGAAAGGGGCAGAGTAGAGAGGTTGGCTCAGATTGTGTGTGAGCAGCGCTCCCAGCTGGACAGCTGCCCTGAGGCCACCAAGGAGCCCCTGCAGGAGCAGCTGGCCAGg GACTGTGAGGTTTTGGATGCAGAGTCAAAACGCTTCGAGGACCTGGAGTTCCAGCAGCTGGAGAAAGAGAGCAGGCAGGACGAGGAGAAGGAGACGCACACACAACATCTTCTCCGGGAGATCGCAGACTTCCAGCGGAGCAGTGTGTCTCGCAAG GAGCGACTGTTAACTCTTAAGAAACAGGCAGTGCAGATTACCCAGCAGGCTCAGCGAGAGAAAGAGAGCTTCTTGAAGGAGAGGAGCACCCTCGAAGCAATGCTGCAAAGG GAGAAAGAAAACCTCTCCATGCTGGAAAGGAAATATGCTGAGCTCACTGGTGGCCGAGGTTTCACTCTTAGAGAG CATTTCCGTTTGCTGGAAGAAAGGAAGAGGTCTGAGAGAGGAGGGGGGTCCCATCTAAGTGACACattacccaggaagaaaaccaCACCTATGATGACCCCCCAGTTCACCTGTGCCACACTGGGACGCAGCTACCCTACCAAG TCCCATCATCCCCTGGTACAGAGCACAAGTTGTGGCAGCATTCTCCCAAGATTTCTCTCCTTATCCAACAAGGAAGCTGAATCTCGACATCTGCAtaaag cTCAGTCCGGGTCCCGAGCAGCTTTCCAGACCAACGTCTACCTCGATGCCTTCGGGTACAGCGACAACCAGGCCTTCGACACGATGAGTGTGGATAGTTCCGACTCCATTGAAACCAGCATCTCTGCATGCTCTCCTGATAATGTCTCCAG TGCCAGTACGTCAAATATGGCCAAGCTAGAGGAGATGGAGCGACTGCTgagagaagcccaggcagagaAGCACCGCCTCATCGAAAACAAG GAGCAAGAAATGGAAGTGCGAATGCAGGCGCTGGACGAGGAGAGGAAAAGAAGGGAGGACCTGGAGAAGAGGCTGCAGGAGGAGACGAGCAGGCGGCAGAAACTCATAGATCGTGAGGTGAAACTGAGAGAAAAGCAGAGGGCACAG GCCCGGCCGCTAACACGCTACCTGCCGGTGCGTAAGGATGATTTTGACCTGCGGGCTCACATTGAGTCGGCGGGTCACAGCCCAGACACATGCTTCCACTTATCCATCTCTGAGAAGACCTGCAGGGGCTACCTGATCAAAATGGGAGGCAAAATCAAAACCTGGAAGAAACGCTGGTTCGTGTTCGACCGCAACCGACGCACACTCTCCTATTATTCAG ACAAGCATGAAGCCAAGCTGAAAGGAGTCATCTACTTCCAAGCTATTGAAGAAGTGTATTATGATCACTTGAAGAATGCACACAAG AGCCCGAACCCCTCCCTGACCTTCAGTGTAAAGACTCACGACAGAGTTTACTACATGGTAGCTCCCTCTCCTGAGGCCATGAGGATCTGGATGGATGTGATCGTCACAGGCGCTGAGGGATACACACAGTTCATGGTGTAG